The genome window GTTGGGAGTCCAGGCGACCAGTCGCTAGCGGCTGTGCCACCTGCTAGCTGGGGAATCCTGGCTAAGCCAGTCAGCCCTGCCTGCGTCGGAGACTAGTTGAGTAGATCTAATGGTAATGTCCGTAGAGGTGCTTTAGCGTTAACTAGGTATAAGTggttgttggatgaatgaatgagtgaatgaatgaatgaggcattcccctctccctctcccagctgATCTTCTCCCCGCGCTGTACCGAGGCTGAAGGACAACGCTGGCACGAGAACCACTTCTGCTGCCAGGACTGCGCTGGGCCCTTAGGCGGGGGACGTTATGCCCTGCCCGGGGGCGGCCCCTGCTGCCCTACCTGCTTTGAGAGTCGCTATTCGGATGCCGGCTCGAGCCCGGCCGGGACACTGGAAGGGAGAGTGTCCCTTGGTAAGGGAGGGAAAGGTGCAGATCAAGGGGGAAGGGGACAGCGGCTTGGGCTGAGCTGAGGAGGGGGTTCTCCCGGGCTGGGACCCTCGCCCCGGTCCCACGCCGTCCCGTCCCTCCAGCAGCGCCCCCGTCCCCCAACCGCATACCCCAGACCCGAGCCTCGGGGCCCGCAGCTCTCACCGCGCGTCCCTGGCCAGAGCGCTCCAAAGGCCTCCCGAACCCACCCCGCGTCGCGGTTGAGGCTGCGGCGGGACTCGTTCCTGGACTGGGGACGCGGCCGCCCTCTGGTGGGCGGAGGCGGGGAGAGGCGGGGAGCCCGGGGGAGAAACGGCGGCCGCGGCGGCGCGCACGGCCTGGGGGCGGGTCGGGAGGCTGGGCCTGGCTTCAGGGTACCGCCCTGCGGGGGATCTGGGAGAGGGAGACTCAAGTCTCAGAGATGGGCGTGTCTGACCCGGCCCGGAGCAGGGGAGGCGGGGCTCGACAGAGTTGAAGGAGAGGATCGCGCCCCACTGCACGCTACCACCGTCTCCGGAGCAGCCCTTCTCGCCGCTGCCGCCAGCTCCAGTCGAGAAACCCAGAGCGGGGCGCATGGATCCATCCCGGAGCAGGACAGCCGAGCTGGGGACAAGGCTGAGGCACCCAAAGGGCTGGAGCAGAGCCCCCTGGAGACTCCCCTTGATCCGAAGGAGGACTCCCCGTGCCCCAgctgctcttcttcctctgacTCAGAACCCGAAGGATTTTTCTTAGGCCAGCGCCTTCCCCAGCCCTGCAAGAGCCCCGGAAGCCCCCAAGCTGGGGACATCGATACTTCCAAGAAACACTGCATCATTTGCTAGTGGCGCGGCCCGGAGAAGGGGGAGTCGGGGGAGGGGTGATCTGTAAGGCGGGACAGCGAGGCTCTCCTCCCCCTATAAAAACCCTAGACTGAACGAAATCAGAAGCACGCCAGGGAAAGGCGGCGAGGTGACAACCTTGAGTACTCCCTCTTCAGCACGCTCATTATGTGACTGATGGAGACTTTCTTGGGGAACTCCAGTCCCCCAAAATACGCATCCCCTGCTGAGCTAGCCACAGGATGGGACATCCCTAGCATCCTTCCTCCTGAGCCAATGAAGTGATCACTCAGAGACCACGTGTGACAGTGACCGGTTGGGCGACCCGAAGGCCTGGAGGGAGCCGGAGGTGCAATCCGACCAGGGGACCGCAGAGCTGGGCCTCGCTGCCCCTCTTGCAGAGATAGTGGACGCGCAGCCGGGGAATTACACCTCTTTGCCTGGCAACCAACCAAGCTCAGCCTGCAGCAGCCTCCGCCAGCCGAGAGCCCGCGGAAGTGCGAAACCGGAAGTCGCGTCTTTGGTCCGCGCCGACACGGGGCATCATCTGCGGCCTTGCGGAGCGTGAGGGCGCTGCTATGGCTTCTAGTGCGGTCGGCGTGAA of Rhinolophus sinicus isolate RSC01 linkage group LG05, ASM3656204v1, whole genome shotgun sequence contains these proteins:
- the PRICKLE4 gene encoding prickle-like protein 4 isoform X1 is translated as MSVTNSGWPHQGESLTAQEPGPPENLDSDPGHLPEEDPEETPAQNPEVLSLGLAGLDTNRFPTWPGLRTLLQQLPPQDIDERYCLALGEEELVELRLFCAQRRREALGQGAVRLVPPRPEECTCEKCRERLRPGEYGVFAARAGERRCWHPACFACQACGQALINLIYFYHNGHLYCGRHHAELLRPRCPACDQLIFSPRCTEAEGQRWHENHFCCQDCAGPLGGGRYALPGGGPCCPTCFESRYSDAGSSPAGTLEGRVSLGEAGLDRVEGEDRAPLHATTVSGAALLAAAASSSRETQSGAHGSIPEQDSRAGDKAEAPKGLEQSPLETPLDPKEDSPCPSCSSSSDSEPEGFFLGQRLPQPCKSPGSPQAGDIDTSKKHCIIC
- the PRICKLE4 gene encoding prickle-like protein 4 isoform X2, encoding MSVTNSGWPHQGESLTAQEPGPPENLDSDPGHLPEEDPEETPAQNPEVLSLGLAGLDTNRFPTWPGLRTLLQQLPPQDIDERYCLALGEEELVELRLFCAQRRREALGQGAVRLVPPRPEECTCEKLIFSPRCTEAEGQRWHENHFCCQDCAGPLGGGRYALPGGGPCCPTCFESRYSDAGSSPAGTLEGRVSLGEAGLDRVEGEDRAPLHATTVSGAALLAAAASSSRETQSGAHGSIPEQDSRAGDKAEAPKGLEQSPLETPLDPKEDSPCPSCSSSSDSEPEGFFLGQRLPQPCKSPGSPQAGDIDTSKKHCIIC